The following proteins are encoded in a genomic region of Streptococcus sp. 29892:
- a CDS encoding F0F1 ATP synthase subunit gamma: MAGSLNEIKSKIASTKKTSQITGAMQMVSASKLAKSEQLAQSFQIYASKVRQITTDLLRGELMASDTSNPMLIRRPVQKSGYIVITSDSGLKGSYNSSILKAVMGMIEQDHDSKDEYEIIAIGSMGADFFRARGINPVFELRGLADNPSFEEVQKIISKSVEMYKNELFDELYVCYNHHVNSLTSQVRVQQMLPVEDLDHNEADGYTSTFELEPNREVILEQLLTQYAESTIYGAILDAKTAENAAGMTAMQTATDNAKNVINDLTIQYNRARQASITQEITEIVAGASALE, from the coding sequence ATGGCAGGTTCTCTCAATGAAATCAAGTCAAAAATTGCATCTACTAAGAAAACCAGTCAAATCACCGGTGCCATGCAGATGGTTTCGGCATCTAAACTAGCCAAATCAGAGCAATTAGCCCAATCCTTTCAGATCTACGCTAGCAAGGTTCGTCAGATTACAACGGACCTCTTGCGTGGAGAATTGATGGCTTCTGACACTAGCAATCCAATGCTGATTCGCCGTCCAGTTCAAAAATCAGGCTATATTGTCATTACCTCTGACAGTGGATTAAAGGGTTCTTATAATTCCAGTATTCTCAAAGCTGTCATGGGCATGATTGAACAGGACCATGACTCAAAAGATGAGTATGAAATTATTGCCATTGGTAGTATGGGGGCTGATTTCTTCCGTGCCCGTGGTATCAATCCTGTCTTTGAATTGCGCGGTCTAGCGGACAACCCAAGCTTTGAAGAGGTTCAAAAAATCATTTCTAAATCTGTTGAAATGTATAAGAATGAACTTTTCGATGAATTGTATGTCTGTTATAACCACCATGTCAATAGTTTGACCAGTCAGGTGCGTGTCCAGCAGATGCTTCCTGTTGAGGATTTGGACCATAATGAAGCAGATGGTTATACATCTACTTTCGAATTGGAGCCAAACCGTGAAGTCATTCTGGAGCAATTGTTGACCCAATATGCAGAATCCACCATTTACGGAGCGATTTTGGATGCCAAAACTGCTGAAAATGCGGCTGGGATGACGGCCATGCAGACAGCAACGGATAATGCTAAGAATGTCATTAACGATTTGACAATTCAATACAATAGGGCTCGTCAGGCATCGATCACTCAGGAAATTACTGAGATTGTAGCTGGTGCCTCAGCCCTTGAGTAA
- the atpA gene encoding F0F1 ATP synthase subunit alpha, giving the protein MESGVLLINAQEISALLKQQIEGFQPDFDYTETGVVTYIGDGIARAQGLDNAMSGELLVFENGTIGMAQNLETNDVGIIILGEFTDIREGSVVRRTGKIMEVPVGSALIGRVINPLGQPVDGLGDIRTTKTRPIEYPAPGVMQRKSVNEPLQTGLKAIDALVPIGRGQRELIIGDRQTGKTSVAIDAILNQKGKDMICIYVAIGQKESTVRTQVETLRQYGALDYTIVVTASASQPSPLLFLAPYAGVAMAEEFMYEGKHVLIVYDDLSKQAVAYRELSLLLRRPPGREAYPGDVFYLHSRLLERSAKVSDELGGGSITALPFIETQAGDISAYIATNVISITDGQIFLKDDLFNSGIRPAIDAGSSVSRVGGSAQIKAMKKVAGTLRIDLASYRELEAFTQFGSDLDAATQAKLNRGRRTVEVLKQPLHKPLPVEKQVLILYALTNGFLDSVPIDDILAFEEELYAYFDLHYDSLLDVIRTTKDLPDTDELNAAIQAFKDQSVFK; this is encoded by the coding sequence ATAGAAAGTGGTGTTCTTTTGATAAATGCACAAGAAATTAGCGCTTTACTAAAACAACAAATTGAAGGCTTTCAGCCTGACTTTGACTATACAGAAACTGGTGTCGTAACCTACATTGGTGACGGTATCGCCCGTGCGCAAGGTCTTGACAATGCCATGAGTGGAGAGCTTTTGGTATTTGAAAATGGCACCATTGGTATGGCCCAAAACTTAGAAACCAACGATGTTGGTATCATCATTCTTGGTGAATTTACAGATATCCGTGAGGGTTCTGTTGTTCGTCGGACTGGTAAAATCATGGAAGTGCCAGTTGGCTCAGCCTTGATTGGTCGTGTCATCAATCCACTTGGGCAACCAGTGGATGGTCTTGGTGACATTCGTACGACTAAAACCCGTCCAATCGAGTACCCAGCGCCAGGTGTTATGCAACGGAAATCAGTAAATGAGCCGCTGCAAACTGGTCTTAAGGCTATTGATGCTTTGGTTCCAATTGGTCGAGGTCAGCGTGAATTGATTATCGGTGACCGTCAGACAGGGAAGACATCTGTAGCCATTGATGCTATTCTCAACCAAAAAGGCAAGGATATGATTTGTATCTACGTTGCCATTGGTCAGAAAGAATCAACAGTTCGTACGCAGGTTGAAACCCTTCGCCAATATGGTGCCTTGGATTACACAATCGTCGTGACGGCATCTGCTTCTCAACCTTCTCCATTGCTATTCTTGGCTCCTTATGCCGGCGTTGCCATGGCAGAAGAGTTCATGTATGAAGGCAAGCACGTTTTGATTGTCTACGATGATTTGTCAAAACAGGCGGTTGCTTACCGTGAATTGTCCCTCTTGCTTCGTCGTCCTCCAGGTCGTGAAGCTTACCCAGGTGATGTATTCTACTTGCACAGCCGCTTGCTTGAGCGTTCAGCCAAGGTTTCAGATGAGTTAGGTGGTGGCTCCATTACAGCTCTGCCATTTATCGAAACCCAGGCAGGTGATATTTCAGCTTATATAGCGACTAACGTGATTTCAATCACGGATGGACAAATCTTCTTGAAAGACGACTTGTTCAACTCTGGTATCCGTCCAGCCATTGATGCGGGTTCTTCCGTATCGCGTGTGGGTGGTTCGGCACAGATTAAGGCTATGAAAAAGGTTGCGGGTACCCTTCGTATCGACTTGGCTTCTTACCGTGAATTAGAGGCCTTCACGCAGTTTGGTTCCGATTTGGATGCAGCAACTCAGGCTAAACTCAACCGTGGTCGTCGGACTGTCGAAGTTTTGAAACAGCCCTTGCATAAGCCACTTCCAGTTGAAAAACAGGTTTTGATTTTGTATGCTTTGACAAATGGCTTCTTGGATTCAGTGCCAATTGATGACATTTTGGCATTTGAAGAAGAGCTATACGCATATTTTGATTTGCATTATGATAGTCTTTTGGATGTGATTCGTACGACGAAAGACCTTCCAGATACAGATGAGTTGAATGCTGCTATTCAAGCCTTCAAAGACCAGTCTGTCTTTAAGTAA
- a CDS encoding F0F1 ATP synthase subunit delta, which translates to MNARENALVQKYALSFVEKVSDHAEIWEMYDQLSELITIIHDSKLNRLLLSATVSREEKAAFVRTVRQSSFWQINDLIEDIIRDGHADLLLETLERVRLQISKFKNEFEAHVVSVYPLTEVQKDRLRQLVEERFSLRVRTIIEELDQSLLGGFIVSVNHKVIDASVRTQLKDVRKKL; encoded by the coding sequence ATGAACGCTAGAGAAAATGCCCTTGTGCAAAAATACGCTCTATCATTTGTTGAAAAAGTCAGTGATCATGCAGAAATTTGGGAAATGTATGACCAGCTTTCTGAATTGATTACGATTATCCATGATAGCAAACTCAATCGTCTTTTGTTGTCTGCTACGGTATCAAGAGAGGAAAAAGCTGCATTCGTACGAACCGTTCGCCAATCAAGTTTCTGGCAAATCAATGATTTGATTGAGGATATTATTCGTGATGGGCATGCAGACTTGCTACTGGAAACATTAGAGCGTGTCCGTTTACAGATTAGTAAATTTAAAAATGAATTTGAAGCCCATGTGGTTTCTGTTTATCCTTTGACTGAGGTGCAAAAAGACCGACTACGTCAGTTAGTGGAAGAACGATTCTCCTTACGTGTACGTACTATCATCGAAGAATTAGACCAAAGTCTACTTGGTGGTTTCATTGTGAGTGTTAACCACAAGGTAATCGATGCAAGTGTTCGGACACAATTGAAGGATGTTAGAAAAAAACTTTAG
- the atpF gene encoding F0F1 ATP synthase subunit B: MATILAMQSSTVLGNFILVTASFAILIILIRVFAWDRITGIFEERANKIANDIDAADEKLRAASNLVQQREQELVQGRVEGQKIIQDAIERAKLEKKRILEQAEVEIQGLKQKAQMEIEAEKCEAQENLRIQVAELAVDLAGKIILEDLDQAAHSNLIDRYLDKLGEK; this comes from the coding sequence ATGGCAACAATTTTAGCAATGCAATCTAGCACTGTTCTTGGAAACTTTATTCTCGTAACGGCTTCTTTTGCGATATTGATAATCCTTATTCGTGTATTCGCTTGGGATCGTATTACAGGTATTTTTGAAGAACGTGCCAATAAGATTGCCAATGATATTGATGCGGCAGATGAAAAATTAAGAGCTGCTTCAAACCTGGTTCAACAACGGGAACAGGAATTGGTTCAAGGTCGTGTTGAAGGACAAAAAATCATTCAAGACGCTATTGAGCGAGCGAAACTAGAGAAAAAACGTATTCTTGAACAGGCAGAAGTTGAAATCCAAGGCTTGAAACAAAAAGCGCAGATGGAAATCGAAGCTGAAAAATGTGAAGCTCAGGAAAACCTGCGTATTCAAGTGGCTGAGTTGGCAGTTGATTTGGCAGGTAAAATCATTTTAGAAGACCTAGACCAGGCAGCTCACAGCAATTTGATTGATCGTTATTTGGATAAGCTGGGAGAAAAGTAG
- the atpB gene encoding F0F1 ATP synthase subunit A codes for MEEHLSPTLTLGPVTFDLTMVLVSIITISVIFLLVFWASRRMELKPKGKQNVLEYVYELTINFTKGNLGDEDAKRYALFFFTVFTFLLVANNLGLMTKLETAEGHNLWTSPTANMAYDFGLAAIATVFCHVEGIRRRGVKQYLKDFVTPLAMTPMNILEEITNLASLALRLYGNIYAGEVLVSLLLQLSQQSAVAYPVAFALNIVWTGFSVFISCLQGYVFVMLVSMYLNKKIHGHGE; via the coding sequence TTGGAAGAACATTTAAGTCCAACCCTTACCCTTGGTCCCGTAACCTTTGATCTGACCATGGTATTGGTTTCTATTATAACCATTTCCGTTATTTTCTTACTTGTTTTTTGGGCTAGTCGCCGAATGGAACTGAAGCCAAAAGGTAAACAGAATGTTTTGGAGTATGTGTACGAATTGACTATCAATTTCACTAAGGGAAATCTTGGAGATGAAGATGCTAAAAGGTACGCCTTGTTCTTCTTCACAGTCTTCACCTTTCTTTTGGTAGCAAATAACTTGGGTTTGATGACCAAGTTGGAAACAGCGGAAGGTCATAATTTGTGGACATCTCCGACAGCCAACATGGCCTACGATTTTGGACTAGCAGCCATTGCAACTGTTTTTTGTCATGTCGAAGGTATTCGCCGTAGAGGGGTTAAGCAATATCTGAAAGATTTTGTGACTCCTTTGGCAATGACTCCGATGAACATTTTAGAAGAAATTACCAACCTTGCTTCACTAGCCTTGCGCTTGTACGGTAATATTTACGCAGGTGAGGTTTTGGTTTCACTTCTTTTACAGCTATCACAACAAAGTGCAGTAGCTTATCCAGTTGCATTTGCACTAAACATTGTTTGGACAGGCTTCTCTGTCTTCATTTCATGTTTGCAAGGCTATGTATTTGTCATGCTGGTATCCATGTACTTGAACAAAAAAATCCACGGTCATGGTGAGTAA
- a CDS encoding F0F1 ATP synthase subunit C, with protein sequence MNLGALALGLACLGVSIGEGILVASYLSSTARQPEMQSKLMAGVFLGVAFIEGTFFVTLAMMFVLK encoded by the coding sequence ATGAATTTAGGCGCATTGGCTTTAGGTTTGGCCTGTCTTGGTGTTAGTATTGGAGAGGGTATATTGGTCGCTTCTTACCTTAGTTCGACTGCACGTCAACCAGAAATGCAAAGCAAGTTGATGGCTGGTGTATTCTTAGGTGTTGCCTTTATCGAGGGAACTTTCTTCGTAACCTTGGCTATGATGTTTGTCTTGAAATAG
- a CDS encoding diacylglycerol kinase family lipid kinase: MEERKRARLIYNPTSGQEIMKKNVVDVLEILEGFGYETSAFQTTATKDSAKNEAKRAAEAGFDLVIAAGGDGTINEVVNGIAPLENRPKMAIIPTGTTNDYARALKVPRGNPIEAAKLIGKNQTILMDIGLAKNEKNGFYQEHYFINIAAAGTLTELTYSVPSQLKTMFGYLAYVVKGAELLPQVQFTPVRVTHDGGVFEGSVSMIFVALTNSIGGFEQIVPDAKLDDGNFTLIMVKTGNLFEILQLIGQVLDGGKHIESDLIEYIKTRSLSIENLSSDSRLLLNLDGEFGGDAPVELYNLQNHIEFFADTDLVSDEAITLDTEQVDRENMAKRFIEESSHIHSAI, from the coding sequence ATGGAAGAACGCAAGCGAGCAAGATTGATTTACAACCCTACCTCAGGTCAGGAAATCATGAAAAAAAATGTGGTAGACGTACTAGAAATTTTAGAAGGTTTCGGTTATGAAACCTCTGCTTTTCAGACAACGGCCACAAAAGATTCAGCAAAAAATGAGGCGAAAAGAGCAGCAGAGGCGGGCTTTGACCTAGTCATCGCAGCAGGAGGAGATGGCACCATCAATGAAGTGGTCAACGGAATTGCTCCCCTTGAAAATAGACCAAAGATGGCTATTATTCCAACAGGAACGACCAATGACTATGCGCGTGCTCTTAAGGTCCCTCGTGGCAACCCGATTGAAGCAGCCAAGCTGATTGGGAAAAACCAGACGATTTTGATGGATATTGGCTTGGCAAAGAATGAAAAAAATGGATTTTATCAAGAACATTACTTCATTAACATCGCTGCCGCAGGAACTCTGACAGAATTGACCTACAGTGTGCCAAGTCAGCTCAAAACCATGTTTGGCTATTTGGCTTATGTGGTCAAGGGGGCGGAGCTTTTGCCACAAGTCCAATTTACACCTGTACGAGTGACGCACGATGGGGGAGTATTTGAAGGCTCTGTTTCGATGATTTTCGTCGCCTTGACTAATTCCATTGGTGGTTTTGAGCAAATTGTTCCAGATGCTAAATTGGATGATGGGAATTTCACCTTGATAATGGTCAAGACTGGAAACTTGTTTGAAATTCTTCAGTTAATTGGGCAGGTCTTGGACGGTGGGAAGCATATTGAGAGTGATTTAATTGAGTATATCAAGACAAGGTCTTTATCTATCGAAAACCTTAGTTCCGACAGCCGCCTTCTTCTCAATCTTGATGGAGAGTTTGGTGGAGATGCGCCAGTTGAATTGTACAATCTTCAAAATCATATTGAATTTTTTGCGGATACGGACCTGGTTTCTGATGAGGCTATCACTTTGGATACGGAGCAGGTCGATCGAGAAAATATGGCCAAACGTTTCATTGAAGAAAGTAGTCATATCCATTCTGCTATATAA
- the ligA gene encoding NAD-dependent DNA ligase LigA, whose translation MEKRISELVDLLNKYADEYYRSDKPSVSDAEYDKLYRELVELETAHPELVLPNSPTHRVGGKILDGFEKYSHVYPLFSLQDAFSREELDAFDQRVRKEFPQATYICELKIDGLSISLTYEAGNLVVGATRGDGSVGENITENLKRVADIPLTLPQAVDITVRGECYMPKASFDRVNQQRQEAGEAEFANPRNAAAGTLRQLDTGVVAQRGLATFLYQEASPSEATSQSQVLKKLDALGFVTNHDYQLADSMDDVWAFIEKMAERREDLPYEIDGIVIKVNDLAIQEELGFTVKAPRWAVAYKFPAEEKEAQILSVDWTVGRTGVVTPTANLSPVQLAGTTVSRATLHNVDYIAEKDIRIGDTVIVYKAGDIIPAVLKVVDKYRKDQEVMPVPSQCPSCQSDLQHYEDEVALRCINPICPSQLMSKLEHFASRDAMNIAGLGSSIVEKLFVSGLVKDVADIYKLTVDDLLTLDGFKEKSADKLYQAIQTSKGNSAERLLFGLGIRHVGSKASKILLENFGDLEALAQASQDEIASLEGLGQVIAKSLTSFFVSSGAQQLLAELKENAVNLAYLGQVADENAALSGLTVVLTGKLERMKRGEAKAKLEALGANVAGSVSKKTNLVVAGADAGSKLAKAQELGIEIKDEAWLESL comes from the coding sequence ATGGAAAAAAGAATATCAGAATTAGTAGACTTACTTAACAAATATGCCGACGAATACTATCGTTCAGACAAACCAAGCGTGTCTGATGCCGAATACGACAAACTCTATCGAGAATTGGTGGAACTGGAAACAGCCCATCCAGAATTGGTTTTGCCCAACAGTCCAACCCATCGCGTTGGTGGCAAAATTTTAGACGGCTTTGAAAAATATAGCCATGTCTATCCTCTTTTTAGCTTGCAGGATGCCTTTTCGCGTGAGGAATTAGATGCCTTTGACCAACGTGTTCGCAAGGAATTTCCCCAGGCGACCTATATCTGCGAACTCAAGATTGACGGTCTGTCCATTTCCCTGACCTATGAAGCGGGTAACCTGGTCGTTGGAGCAACCCGTGGCGATGGCAGTGTCGGTGAGAATATCACCGAAAACCTCAAGCGAGTAGCGGATATTCCCCTGACCTTACCTCAAGCAGTTGATATTACTGTCCGTGGCGAGTGCTATATGCCCAAAGCCTCTTTTGACCGCGTCAACCAACAACGTCAGGAGGCAGGAGAGGCTGAGTTTGCCAATCCACGTAATGCAGCAGCAGGAACCCTCCGCCAGCTGGATACGGGTGTAGTAGCTCAGCGTGGTCTTGCTACCTTCCTCTACCAAGAGGCTAGTCCGTCTGAAGCGACCAGCCAGTCGCAAGTGCTGAAAAAGCTGGATGCTCTAGGCTTTGTGACCAACCACGACTACCAGTTGGCCGACAGCATGGACGATGTTTGGGCTTTTATTGAAAAAATGGCAGAGCGTCGAGAAGATTTGCCCTATGAAATCGACGGTATCGTGATTAAGGTCAACGACCTAGCCATCCAAGAAGAATTAGGTTTTACTGTTAAGGCACCACGTTGGGCAGTGGCCTACAAGTTTCCGGCAGAGGAAAAAGAAGCCCAAATCCTATCAGTTGACTGGACCGTTGGTCGAACAGGTGTCGTCACTCCAACAGCCAATCTCAGCCCTGTTCAGTTAGCTGGCACGACTGTCAGTCGTGCCACCTTGCACAATGTCGATTACATCGCAGAAAAAGACATCCGTATTGGCGACACGGTTATTGTTTACAAGGCGGGGGACATTATCCCAGCAGTTCTGAAAGTAGTGGACAAGTACCGAAAAGATCAAGAAGTCATGCCTGTTCCAAGCCAGTGTCCGTCTTGTCAGAGCGACTTGCAGCATTACGAAGATGAAGTGGCCCTCCGTTGTATCAATCCCATCTGCCCAAGTCAGTTGATGAGCAAGTTGGAGCATTTTGCTAGCCGTGATGCTATGAATATTGCAGGTCTAGGGTCTTCCATTGTGGAAAAACTCTTTGTATCAGGTCTGGTCAAGGATGTGGCGGATATTTACAAGCTGACTGTTGACGACCTCTTGACCCTAGACGGTTTCAAGGAAAAGTCCGCAGACAAGCTCTATCAGGCCATTCAGACATCAAAAGGAAATTCAGCAGAACGGCTCTTGTTCGGTTTGGGTATTCGCCATGTCGGCAGCAAGGCCAGCAAGATTTTGCTGGAAAACTTTGGCGACTTGGAAGCCCTAGCTCAAGCCAGCCAAGACGAGATTGCTTCCCTAGAAGGATTGGGTCAGGTAATAGCCAAGTCCTTGACCAGCTTCTTTGTGAGCTCAGGTGCCCAGCAACTTTTAGCTGAACTTAAGGAAAATGCCGTAAACTTAGCCTATCTGGGACAGGTAGCGGATGAAAATGCTGCCTTGTCTGGACTTACGGTCGTATTAACTGGTAAGTTGGAACGGATGAAGCGGGGCGAGGCCAAAGCTAAGCTAGAAGCTTTGGGTGCCAACGTAGCAGGCTCTGTTTCCAAGAAGACCAACCTAGTTGTCGCAGGTGCTGACGCAGGAAGCAAGTTGGCCAAGGCCCAAGAGTTAGGAATTGAAATAAAAGATGAGGCTTGGTTAGAAAGCCTTTAA
- a CDS encoding SPJ_0845 family protein encodes MAVTFKRQDDLEKMLEEFASFDKLEEVEFPDPTSTEKNKQKVDDK; translated from the coding sequence ATGGCTGTAACATTTAAAAGACAAGATGATTTGGAAAAAATGCTAGAAGAATTTGCATCCTTTGACAAACTCGAAGAAGTTGAGTTTCCAGACCCAACAAGCACTGAAAAAAACAAGCAGAAAGTTGACGATAAGTAA
- a CDS encoding permease yields the protein MFGFEQLPSSVLQAGAIFLSIIIEALPFVLIGAIISGFIEVFITPEKVVRFLPKNTFLAILFGTFLGFVFPSCECGIVPIVNRLLEKKVPSYTAIPFLVTAPLINPIVLFATYTAFGNSWLLAAYRVLGSILVAIVLGLVLGFLVKEPIKNQQTACQPTHDFSDKTNWQKVGLAFIHAIDEFFDTGRYLVFGCLFASLVQVYVPTAILTSIAHSPLSAILLMMGLAFLLSLCSEADAFIGASFLSSFGLAPVMAFLVIGPMVDVKNLLMIKRYFTGKFILSFVTITFLVILGYCIILGGLV from the coding sequence ATGTTTGGATTTGAGCAACTGCCCTCTTCTGTTTTACAGGCGGGGGCTATTTTCCTGTCAATTATCATTGAAGCCCTGCCCTTTGTTCTGATAGGTGCAATTATTTCTGGTTTCATTGAGGTCTTTATCACACCTGAAAAGGTAGTCAGATTTCTACCTAAGAATACCTTTCTGGCCATCCTCTTCGGGACCTTTCTAGGCTTTGTTTTCCCTTCTTGCGAATGTGGGATAGTCCCTATTGTGAATAGGCTCTTAGAAAAAAAGGTGCCTAGCTATACTGCTATTCCATTTCTAGTGACTGCCCCCCTTATCAATCCCATCGTTCTTTTTGCAACCTACACTGCGTTTGGAAATTCTTGGCTTCTGGCCGCCTATCGTGTTCTAGGATCTATCTTGGTCGCAATCGTCCTTGGTCTGGTCCTTGGCTTTTTGGTCAAAGAACCGATTAAAAACCAACAGACTGCCTGCCAACCGACCCATGATTTTTCAGATAAAACCAACTGGCAAAAAGTCGGACTAGCTTTTATTCATGCCATTGATGAATTTTTCGATACCGGTCGATACTTGGTCTTTGGTTGCCTCTTTGCTAGTTTAGTACAGGTCTATGTTCCAACAGCTATCTTGACTTCGATTGCTCACAGCCCTCTATCAGCTATCTTGCTCATGATGGGACTTGCCTTTCTGCTCTCCCTTTGTTCTGAAGCAGATGCCTTTATCGGTGCATCCTTTCTATCCAGCTTTGGTCTAGCACCCGTCATGGCCTTCCTTGTCATTGGACCAATGGTAGATGTCAAAAATCTACTCATGATAAAGCGTTATTTCACAGGTAAATTTATTCTGAGCTTCGTTACTATTACTTTCCTGGTTATCCTTGGCTACTGCATCATTCTAGGAGGGCTTGTATGA
- a CDS encoding TIGR03943 family putative permease subunit gives MIRFLILAAYFEMTMYLYVSGKLDQYINLHYTYLAYLSMILSFILAMVQLYVWVKNIETHSHLTKKSAKFASVFLLILPLTVAWLFPTVSLDATSVAAKGYHFPLAAENDTATQAQEGTSVQYLKPDTSIYFTKSIYQSEMRAIADHYLAQDEIEVTSDNYMEVMEAIYDYPNEFAGKTIEMVGFVYNDPDKTDQQFLFRFGIIHCIADSGVYGLLSTGASQTFPDNSWVKASGKIKIAYHHSLKQSLPTLELEQIEEIQQPENPYVYRVF, from the coding sequence ATGATTCGATTTTTAATTCTCGCAGCTTATTTTGAAATGACTATGTACCTATATGTATCAGGCAAACTAGACCAGTATATCAATCTGCACTACACCTATCTGGCCTATCTGTCTATGATACTTTCCTTTATCCTAGCCATGGTTCAACTCTATGTCTGGGTAAAAAACATTGAAACACATAGTCATTTGACAAAAAAATCAGCCAAATTTGCTAGTGTGTTTCTCCTAATCCTCCCACTTACAGTTGCCTGGCTCTTTCCAACAGTTAGTTTAGATGCTACTTCTGTGGCGGCTAAAGGCTATCATTTCCCCCTAGCTGCTGAAAATGACACAGCTACTCAGGCTCAGGAGGGGACCAGCGTCCAATACCTCAAGCCTGATACATCCATCTATTTTACAAAGTCAATTTACCAATCTGAGATGCGCGCAATAGCAGACCACTATTTAGCTCAAGATGAAATAGAGGTGACAAGTGATAATTACATGGAGGTCATGGAGGCCATCTATGACTATCCAAATGAATTTGCCGGTAAAACAATTGAAATGGTCGGTTTCGTTTATAATGACCCAGACAAGACTGACCAGCAATTTCTCTTCCGTTTTGGTATTATTCATTGTATCGCCGATTCTGGTGTCTACGGTCTACTCTCTACAGGAGCTTCACAGACTTTTCCTGACAATAGCTGGGTCAAGGCCAGCGGAAAAATTAAGATTGCTTACCATCATTCCTTAAAACAAAGCCTACCAACACTGGAATTAGAGCAAATAGAAGAAATCCAGCAACCTGAAAATCCCTACGTTTATCGAGTATTTTAG